Proteins from one bacterium genomic window:
- a CDS encoding FAD-dependent oxidoreductase has product MTVSLWAATTATPDWPRLDRDLAVDVAIVGAGIAGLTCAYLLQQAGKTVAVLDRRDVASGMSSRTTAMLTQICDAPLSKLVKDFDAEVAKTAWEAGKTAIDFIEQVVAREGIACDFRRVPAYHYASTVEAVSFVREEVRLALSLGYPAAFTDALPYPQASFGALILPEQGQFHPRRYLLALAERLRARGVAIFPHTDVSRVRAGEPCRLETPGGTVTAERVVYTTHHPLDNNLLVSKVAAYQTYVIALKVAPGTFSQALAWDTEDPYHYWRQAPQDGYDLVLIGGEDHRTGQEAEPERRFERLEAYAREALGDRSYELMYRWSGQILDPADGLPFIGRNGAAKNEFVATGFAGNGMTFGTYAGMRLTDLILEREVPAANIFNPDRFGLKAGAVTFLSENLAYPTHLVERLKPEPQPDLAALSPGDGQIFEQDGQKVAVARDATGALHACSAVCTHLGCVVHWNSLEATWDCPCHGSRFAVSGEVLDGPARHALAPVSLKVPEERG; this is encoded by the coding sequence CGCCTACCTGCTTCAGCAGGCGGGGAAGACGGTCGCCGTACTTGATCGGCGGGACGTCGCCTCGGGCATGTCGTCGCGGACGACGGCCATGCTGACGCAAATCTGCGACGCCCCGCTCAGCAAGCTCGTCAAGGATTTCGACGCCGAGGTCGCCAAGACCGCCTGGGAGGCGGGCAAGACCGCCATCGACTTCATCGAGCAGGTGGTGGCGCGCGAGGGGATCGCCTGCGACTTTCGCCGGGTGCCCGCCTATCACTACGCCTCGACCGTCGAGGCCGTCTCCTTCGTCCGTGAGGAGGTGCGCCTCGCCCTCTCGCTCGGCTATCCGGCCGCCTTCACGGACGCGCTGCCCTATCCCCAGGCGAGTTTCGGCGCCTTGATCCTTCCGGAGCAAGGGCAATTCCATCCCCGGCGCTACCTGCTCGCGCTCGCCGAGCGCCTGCGCGCGCGCGGGGTGGCGATCTTCCCGCACACCGACGTTTCCCGGGTCCGGGCAGGCGAGCCCTGCCGGCTCGAGACCCCGGGCGGGACGGTGACGGCCGAGCGCGTGGTCTATACGACCCATCATCCGCTCGATAACAACCTACTGGTCTCGAAGGTCGCCGCTTACCAGACCTACGTGATCGCGCTCAAGGTGGCGCCGGGCACCTTTTCCCAGGCGCTCGCATGGGATACGGAAGACCCCTACCACTACTGGCGCCAGGCGCCTCAAGATGGGTACGACCTGGTCCTCATCGGCGGCGAGGACCACCGCACCGGGCAGGAGGCCGAGCCGGAGCGCCGTTTCGAGCGTTTGGAGGCCTACGCGCGAGAAGCCCTGGGGGATCGCTCCTACGAGCTGATGTACCGCTGGAGCGGGCAGATTCTCGACCCGGCCGATGGTCTGCCGTTCATCGGGCGAAACGGTGCGGCGAAGAACGAGTTCGTGGCGACCGGCTTTGCGGGGAACGGCATGACCTTCGGCACCTACGCTGGCATGCGTCTCACCGACCTGATCCTGGAGCGCGAGGTCCCCGCCGCCAACATCTTCAACCCCGATCGCTTCGGTCTCAAGGCGGGGGCCGTCACCTTCCTCTCCGAGAACCTCGCCTACCCGACCCATCTGGTCGAGCGCCTGAAACCCGAGCCTCAGCCCGATTTGGCGGCCTTGAGCCCCGGCGACGGCCAGATCTTCGAGCAAGACGGACAGAAGGTCGCCGTCGCCCGCGACGCGACCGGGGCGCTGCACGCCTGTAGCGCCGTCTGCACGCACCTCGGCTGCGTGGTCCACTGGAACAGCCTCGAAGCGACCTGGGATTGCCCCTGCCACGGCTCTCGCTTCGCCGTGAGCGGCGAGGTGCTCGACGGTCCTGCCCGGCACGCCCTGGCGCCGGTTTCGCTCAAGGTGCCCGAGGAGCGGGGTTGA
- a CDS encoding haloacid dehalogenase-like hydrolase, whose translation MRARPKQDPALGHDDVLPSWNTGAARDAILRFVEAVTTEGGAGFVPPEERIAVFDNDGTLWCEQPAYVQGFFLAEQARWKVQDHPTLRNQAPYRKLLDATSGTLEAMHMTEIVEHIARINAGLTQAEFEREVCTFFATDLHPRFGVPFNALTYQPQLELLDFLRAHAFRPLIVSGGGLDFLRAVSWQCYRIPPNDVIGTEIDYTVREQEGYFLPIRCDITRYPFNDGPYKVQRIISRIGGRPILAVGNSRGDTEMLRYARDPARPSLSLLINHDDAVREYAYDTQRPMWEHESPTLPELAHAYGWQLVSMRRDFKRIFAFEAPPIP comes from the coding sequence ATGCGAGCACGACCCAAGCAGGACCCGGCCCTGGGCCACGACGACGTGCTGCCGTCCTGGAACACTGGGGCGGCCCGAGACGCCATCCTGCGCTTCGTCGAGGCCGTGACCACCGAGGGCGGCGCGGGCTTCGTCCCGCCCGAAGAGCGGATCGCCGTCTTCGACAACGACGGCACCCTCTGGTGCGAGCAGCCCGCCTACGTGCAAGGCTTCTTCCTGGCCGAGCAGGCGCGCTGGAAGGTCCAAGACCATCCGACCCTTCGAAACCAGGCGCCGTACCGAAAGCTGCTCGACGCCACGTCCGGCACCCTCGAAGCGATGCACATGACCGAAATCGTCGAGCACATCGCCCGGATCAACGCGGGGCTGACCCAGGCCGAGTTCGAGCGCGAGGTCTGCACCTTCTTCGCGACCGACCTCCATCCCCGCTTCGGAGTCCCCTTCAACGCCTTGACCTACCAGCCGCAGCTCGAACTGCTCGATTTCCTGCGGGCCCACGCCTTCCGCCCGCTCATCGTGAGCGGCGGCGGCCTCGACTTCCTGCGGGCGGTGAGCTGGCAGTGCTACCGCATCCCGCCCAACGACGTCATCGGCACCGAGATCGATTACACGGTGCGCGAGCAAGAGGGCTACTTCCTGCCCATCCGCTGCGACATCACGCGCTATCCCTTCAACGACGGGCCGTACAAGGTCCAGCGGATCATCTCCCGGATCGGGGGCCGGCCAATCCTCGCGGTCGGCAACTCGCGCGGCGATACCGAGATGCTGCGCTACGCCCGGGATCCGGCCCGCCCCTCGCTCTCGCTACTCATCAACCACGACGACGCCGTGCGCGAGTACGCTTACGACACCCAGCGCCCCATGTGGGAGCACGAGTCCCCCACCCTCCCCGAGCTGGCCCATGCCTACGGGTGGCAGCTCGTCAGCATGCGCCGGGACTTCAAGCGCATCTTCGCCTTCGAAGCGCCCCCTATCCCCTGA
- a CDS encoding nitroreductase gives MDMHDLIASRRTTFLFQDRPVPDAVIQRALQAANWAPNHKHTYPWRFVLVGPEMRQRLADYFADRAEAKLRARGGGEADVPSARSAARAKALAVPFQVMVYAVQEGDEIRQREDYASTCCAVQNFLLAAWADEVASGWKSFDTPQAYALFGIDPATTRIVGLLQLGYETQRREGRRPPVETVVTHTA, from the coding sequence ATGGACATGCACGACCTGATCGCCTCGCGGCGCACCACCTTCCTGTTCCAGGATCGCCCCGTGCCCGACGCGGTCATCCAGCGCGCGCTGCAAGCCGCGAACTGGGCCCCCAACCACAAGCACACCTATCCGTGGCGCTTCGTCCTGGTCGGGCCCGAGATGCGGCAGCGGCTCGCGGACTACTTCGCCGATCGCGCCGAGGCCAAGTTGCGCGCCCGAGGCGGCGGCGAGGCGGACGTGCCTTCCGCCCGCAGTGCCGCCCGTGCCAAGGCCCTCGCCGTTCCCTTCCAGGTGATGGTCTACGCCGTGCAGGAAGGCGACGAGATCCGGCAGCGCGAGGACTACGCCTCCACCTGCTGCGCCGTGCAGAACTTCCTCCTGGCCGCCTGGGCCGATGAGGTGGCGAGCGGCTGGAAGAGCTTCGACACGCCGCAGGCCTACGCGCTCTTCGGCATCGATCCTGCGACCACGCGGATCGTCGGCCTCTTGCAGCTCGGCTACGAGACCCAGCGCCGCGAAGGCCGCCGCCCCCCGGTCGAGACGGTCGTCACGCACACCGCTTGA